GTTTACAGCACATTCACCAGCACTCTCAGCTATTATTAACAGGATTTACTTTATTTGTATCTTtatcttcatttaaaattgtggATTTTACTTTCAATTATACACTgtattctttttctcttttatttataaatgggAACGGTCTTGATTTGAATTGATTTTTCAGTCTGCCTGTCTCTGTATAATTGGTATAGCACTATGAATGCACAAATATTTGTCctgtcattaaaatgcattaaaagtgtgTTGTGAGAGGATCTCGAAGCAGAGCAGGAGTGAAGGGTgctgtgtttcagtgtctgtgGATCACGACAGGTCCGGTTACGGCGAGAGCTGATGTGTCTGCAGGGCATCTAATGGCCTTCAATTATTGAGAGCATGTCTTTTGTGTTCTTGTGAAGGAGATCTgatgtttctgtgtgtatatgGGGTTACAGGGTTACAGACAGCAGTGTTTTCCCGAGGAATGAGGCTACTTTAACGCTCTCTCCGGGGAATGTTTGTCTTGAAGCGACACCAATAATAACCAATAATGATTTTTACCTGGAGTACCCCATAAAAAGCGACTGGTTACTTTTGAGTAACAATTGTGTGggttttgctgtgaaaacctggcaaccccgACAGACAGGGTCACTGCCTCCCAAGAAAAGCAATGGAAATGAATGAGTGATTACACAGTTAACAACCATATCTGGTCACATACAAATCAAGGATCTGTGAGGTGTTTAGTATCATGATGTGTTGAGTGTTTAGAGAGGATTGGGCAAATAATGGTCCAAAAAGATGATGAACTGAACTTAACAAATCTGTCACCATGCAGAAAACTCAAAGATAATCAGTTTCTTTGAATCGATAGTAATTCAGACGCACTGTCCAGCAAAATCCAGATGtgctgcatgcagaagagatcAGGCGGTTCTTACAGCAGATGTTTCACTAATGGCTTTGTTAAACCTTGCAAATATGAAGTTTATTATTACAAACGCAACTCTATGAAAATCTTAATGAAAGCTGACTAACAAGCAGATACACCGAGCTCCTGCAGCACTGTTTGAATGAACTACATGCAACTCGTGagtgtattaaaaaatatatcagtctgcATCATTGGTCATTTTGCCAATTCAGTCATCACACGGAAACCAGCAACAGCCAtcttttctcttaatcagagaCATGAGATGCAGTGCTAAACGGTCTCTCGCTGTCGGTGCTTGTAATAATTGTACTCTTTCTCAGAcactttttaaagctttacacAGCCGACATGTTTGCTGCATAAGTGCGTCTTTCTTTGATCACATCACTTCATTGTTCTGCATAATTTACTCAGTGTTTTTGGTTGTTTGGCCAAACATcgaaagagctttttttttatatatatattgatactgaataaataatctttgcAAGTATGATTTGCtaggacaggacaatatttggctgagattcaattatttaaaaatctggaataatctgtaaaaatctaaatattcctttaagtctAAATCTAAATCACCTTTAACATTGTCCAAAGTTCTTAGTTATGTATATCCtcaatatcctaatgatttttgtcttaaagaaaaactgatcattttgacccatacgatCTTGCtgtctatttctacaaatgAAGCTGCGCTGCTGAGGACTTCTGTAGTACGTGAGTGATGTGGATGGAAGCTCTCACCGATGCTGGTGGGGAAGATGTTCTCGTTGTTGATCTGCATCTCTATCCAGTCCATCAGCAGGTTCATGTACTGCGGCGCCGGCAGCGGCGTGGGCTTCTTGTACTTGTGCTCGTCCTGCCATCGGTACTCGAACCGTGGGCCGCCGGACATCACCGGGCAGCTCTTCTCTGTGCAGAACTCGCACACAGTCCCGTAGATGAGGTTGATGCGGTTGAAGAAGTCCACCACGTGCACGGCCACCCAGTCGTTGAGATCCTCGCCCGGCGGGAGCTTGACCGCGGCCCTCAGGTCCAGCCCCGAGCTCAGAGACGCCTGCGCTCGTTTGTGCAGCTCGAAGCGCTGCGTGCCCGGCTCGAAGCGCCGCTTGGGCCGGAACGTCTTGTCTTTGTTGAACACCTGTTTGAGGGCGGTGGACATGACGGCTCGGGGATGAGACGTGTGTCAGTCAGAAGAGCTGGTCCTCCTCGTTATGACATGCTCTCCTGAAACACAAACGAGTCGCCGGCGGTCAGAGCCAGCTCTAACACTCACGGTTAGTCAAATATCATGGCTATTTTCACCTGAGATTCAGGGCCAGATTACATGCGATAAATATGACTTAAGAAAGATGGCAGCATGATAATACTTCTATTAATAAAATCTATTGACTAAAATCTAGTGATCTTTGTTGCATTATTAGCCATTAGTAAACATTAATGTTTTCCCCCCAAATCTGAATCTGGAGCGTCACTGAGATCACCATATCTCTGGGAATGAATGATACAGGGGCttgaaaaaccctccaaaaaactaattattaggAACCAGAATCTAAAGTTATATTGTTAATTCCTCTTTAGTTATAATGCAAacttgaaaaaataacaatttatggCACTCAGGTAGGTTCCCTGGAACTGAACCGTACAgggttttaaaaattaagatgCCAAAAAGTACATTTGCTATATCCATATCTAAATTTCTTAAACTCCTTGAGTTACTGTCATGcaaactttggaaaaaaaaaacttctaaagTGATCTTTCTCCACAGAATGACCCTATATAATCCTGCAGATCAGGCATAAATTATGGGTGTCATTGAATGACTCGGTTGCATCTGTTTTGCTCGAGGCCAATACTTCAGTAATGACATCATCCTGAAAAGCTTCTCCAGCACACATGCTGGTCGACAGATTGAACGCCCATCTAAAATGAGATCCACACCAGAAGACAAAGCTGGATGTCGTAAGGTGTGATGTCAAGAGTTCAAAGTATTTGCCTTTCAAATACAGCTCAAGGTTGTGCTGAAGTTGACATCTCTGTTGCACAAATAAAACCTCATGTGGTTTTAATCCTAAACACACTCCACATCGCACCCATGTCCGGACCAGGGCTGTTTggattactgtatttatttctgatAGGGACACAATCCCACACTTGAGCTAACCCTAACGCTAGGGATGTGACGATATCAAGAAATCTCACAAAACCATCTGtaagatgtcagttttacatacATTCTAAACCATTTACATCTTAAAGTACTAGTTCATTCAAAATTAACTCACCCTGAAGCTAtgctaggtgtatatgactttcttctttcagatgaacccagtcagaggttttaaaaaatctatcctgactcttccaagcttggtaatgatGGTGGATGGTGGCCATTGTTTTGAACCTCCATAAATGTTATATATCCGTCGTAAAACTAACCTGCATCTCTATGTCTCTGAAGCTCTTCTTAGTTGACTTCTGACTCCATGTTTGACATACGACAGAAGCTGCATTCACTCTTATAgtcttaaaactttttttttcttgtttacttttcatttataaaaccacGTTTAGTATTGCCCTTTCCTCATTTGTCTATAGACATATTACAGATGAGCAAACACTCTAAAAAAATATGTCTTGCAGACGTCAAATAGATGTCTCTGTGATGTAGACGTGCTATCAAGGAGATGGGCTATTTTCTGATCCTGGAGACACAGAATGAGGAGGAAAACCATATGAGCACTGAAGACCAGCACAGCTTTACAGAAGAGAAAGGCTGATGCTGGGTTTTGCTGTTTTCTACACATTACCAGCGAGGCAGCCTGTTTTCCTGCCAGTCAATGTTTAACTCTCATTATGTGCCCTAGTTTTCACACAGGACAGATAACTAACTACACATTCTTGTGATCTGAGTCACTGCggggaaaaaaatcatcacTGAATGCTCAATTAGAGctagttcattttaattgctgTGCATAAAAAATATCTGCGAAACACCAGCAATATTGAATCTGTCCTATAGTAATGCTTTCGCAAACACTTTCATTCAATGCAATCAAGGTGTGCTTTATCAGTATTAGACGTCTGATCAGGTTCATAATTACCCAGATCCCTTCCTGATGAAAGAACCGATCAACAGGATCAAGGAAAGGAAAGATAGCATAATACTATATGAAAAAGGTGTTCTATAATAGTCAATACTTGATTTGTAGGAGGAGAAGAACAGAAAGGTCTGATAGTGATTCATGAAGAGGCTTGTGTAGGCAGTAAAAGAAGATACCTACATTATCCCACACGTGTCAAAACACGCCGTGATACTCTTAACATCAGACCTGTTTCTGTGTCTTGActtgaacaaaaacattacagtagAAGTGTTTCATTTCTAACTGCTCTTTCTGAGTAGTTGACAACCAGAGATCTTTCTTTGAGTGGTGACC
This genomic interval from Puntigrus tetrazona isolate hp1 chromosome 5, ASM1883169v1, whole genome shotgun sequence contains the following:
- the LOC122344968 gene encoding MOB kinase activator 3B, whose amino-acid sequence is MSTALKQVFNKDKTFRPKRRFEPGTQRFELHKRAQASLSSGLDLRAAVKLPPGEDLNDWVAVHVVDFFNRINLIYGTVCEFCTEKSCPVMSGGPRFEYRWQDEHKYKKPTPLPAPQYMNLLMDWIEMQINNENIFPTSIGIPFPKNFIQICKKIVCRLFRVFVHVYIHHFDRILLMGAEAHVNTCYKHFYYFSTELNLIERKELEPLKEMTSRMCL